The proteins below are encoded in one region of Effusibacillus dendaii:
- a CDS encoding redoxin domain-containing protein — protein sequence MALQDQLQQIAAQASNRVSKEFLQTTSKEIQNLKGSRTAIGLQAGDKAPDFELWGADGKTYQLSDALHNGPAILSFYRGSW from the coding sequence ATGGCACTGCAAGATCAATTGCAGCAGATCGCTGCGCAAGCGTCAAATCGCGTGTCGAAAGAGTTTTTGCAGACCACTTCGAAAGAGATCCAAAACTTAAAAGGATCCCGGACAGCCATTGGGCTGCAGGCGGGGGATAAGGCGCCCGATTTTGAGCTCTGGGGTGCGGATGGAAAGACCTATCAGTTGTCTGACGCTTTGCATAATGGACCCGCCATACTGTCTTTTTACCGGGGTAGCTGGTGA
- a CDS encoding peroxiredoxin family protein: MAELRALHEVYPDFRKAGAQLFAISVEKPERIKEMVQKHGLSFPCLSDEGGQTARNYNILWELSPALQAQYREGLKFDLSQVSANSGWHLPVPATFIIDRNGVIRSALVDQDFTKRMEPSDILDTLKTI, translated from the coding sequence ATCGCTGAACTTCGTGCGTTGCATGAAGTGTACCCGGATTTTCGGAAAGCGGGCGCACAACTGTTTGCCATCAGTGTGGAAAAGCCCGAGCGGATAAAAGAAATGGTGCAAAAACATGGACTCTCCTTCCCGTGCTTGTCGGACGAGGGGGGACAGACAGCGCGAAACTACAACATTCTCTGGGAGTTGTCGCCTGCTTTGCAGGCTCAGTATCGCGAAGGCCTGAAATTTGATCTCAGCCAGGTCAGTGCCAACTCCGGTTGGCATCTGCCGGTTCCGGCTACATTCATCATCGACCGGAACGGCGTCATCCGCTCGGCCTTAGTGGATCAGGATTTTACGAAACGGATGGAACCATCCGATATTTTGGATACGTTGAAAACGATTTGA